Part of the Posidoniimonas polymericola genome, TCACCAAGTACGGCACCGACCCGCACCTCGAAGCGCTGACGATGGACCCCGAGGCGCCGCTGCTGTTCCTCAACATCGACGCGGTGCCGGGCTCGACCGCGCTGATCTGGGACGCGATCGAGGACGAGCCTGGCAAGAAGTGCCCCAACCCGCGGCTGGTGTTCCCCCGCAAGAACTACCCCGGCATCGTCAGCGAGCCGGTGACGGTCGACATCCGCAGCTTCGGCGTCCGCTGCCCGCCGTGCACGGCCGAACACCCGACCTACGGCATCATGGGCCTATTCCACTTGCTGCCGCCGTCGCTGGCGTGGCTGTGGCGGCTCGTCGCGCCCCGCGGCCACGGCAACCCTTCGATTGTCGACACCGGCGGCATGAGCTCCGAGGGCGTCGGCTCTTACTGGCCGTTCGCCACCGGCCGCCGCGTCGACCAGGCGAACATCCTGTTCCATCAGGTGATGGACACGCCCGACACCATGTTCCTGTTGATCCCCAACCAGCACATCGGCTGCTGGGAGACCGGCTTCGCGCCGCAGTGGATCGCCCGCGAGTACCTGGCGCGGCGTGGCGCGGCCGAGTTCGCGCCGGGTAAGGTGCTCGACGCCCGCTGCCCGCTGCTGGGCCGCACGCCGCGGACGATCCAGGTCGAGGGCCAAGTCGTCGGCCACTGGTTCCTGCAAGTCGAAACCCAGCCCGAGGTGGGCGAGGAGGGTTACGATCGGGGCGCCGAGATGCTCACCACCTTCTTCCACGAGCAGATCAGCAAGTACCTGAACGACGACCTCGATCCGAAGGCGCAGGAGATCATCCGCGCGTGCCTTGATGGCGCCTCGGTGGCCGACTACGAGCGGCTATCGCAGGTCTAATGGATTCCCCGAAGCAAGACGGCGAGCCAACGATCCACCTCGACCAGTTCCTCAAGGCCCACGGCCTGGTGGGGACCGGCGGTCAGGCGAAGGTGGTGATCCAGGGCGGCGAGGTGCTGCTCAACGGTCAGGTCGAGACCCGCCGCCGCAAGCAGCTCCGCGAGGGGGACCTCGTGGGGTTCGAGGGCGAGGAGTACCGCGTGGAGTTCGGCGGCTAAGCCCGATACGTTCTCGGTGGCACGCCGGCTGCATGTCTAGCGGGTTGATGGGACTGACAGCGTCGGTTGGCAAACCGCCTGTCGACGCTAAAGACCATTAGCAGCGGTGATCGCCCGCCGATTTATCGGCGTGGACCTCCCGCTGGCTGGTTCCGATCAACCCAACAGGAGGCTGCGCCGTGCAGAACGATCTCGAAGAAGCCATTGAGCGTGACGGCATCGTCGCGGTCTTCGACGAAGAGGGCGACGCCGTCGAGGCGTTCAAGCGGATCTCGAGCGATGCACGCGTGCACGCCGACGTGCGTCTAGTCCGCGGGTCGGACGCAGAGCACCCCCTGCTGCTCGCGCCGCGTGAGCCGCAGGCAGGGCGGACTCGGGCAATCGGGGTGGGAGTCGCTGTCGGCGCCGCGGCTGGCCTCGCGATTGGAGTGGTGGTCGGGATGCTTGAGGTGTTCACCCAGCTCCCATCGATTGCAATGCCGGGGATCGGGGCCGCGCTGGGCGTGCTGGTCGGCGGGACCACCGCCGGGCTAGGCTTGTCCCACTACCGCGAGGACACGCAAGCAGAGCTTGATCACCACCTCAAGAATGGCAAAGTATTGCTGCTGGCGCTGGGCGAGCGGCCACAGCTGCGGCGCGTCAAGCAGCTCGTGGGTCACGCCCGACCGGCGACGCTGATCGAGCCGACGTCTTGATCAATAGGTCACGTTCCTCGGGCGGGCGGCCAGCAGAGTGAGCCTGAATGACAATGACTGAGTGGGACCAAATAACAACGAGCCCGGTGGCGTCGCCACCGGGCTCGATGATTGCTACTAAGGTCGTATGGCTACTGCTTGGGCCAGCTGATCAGGAGTCGAGCTCCCAGTACGGCTTGGTCTTGTAATAGGCGTGAACCGCCTGGCCCCACTTTGGGTCGGCCATGTCGGGCCAGTCGTCCTGGTCGAAGCCGGGCGCCTGCTCGAGCTGCTCCTTGCTGACATCGAACAGCAGGGCGTGGTTGTCGGTGTCCACCTCGAGCGCCTTCCAAGGAATCGCAAACAGCTTGTCGCCGATGCCGAGGAAGCCGCCCACCGAGACCACCACGTAAGAGATCCGACCGCTGTTCAGATCGATCATGATCTCCTTAACCGAGCCGACGTTGTCGCCCGCGCGGTTGTTGACCTTGTCGCCAATCAGCGTGCCCGCCGACAGTGAGGTCCGTTTTGCTAGGGTCGACATGGTAGATCCTCCAGTGCTTGAGTTGCGCCAAGCGGCGCGGGTCGTTTCAATCCGCAAGCTACAGCCGGAGGCAAATGGCGGACCGAACAAGGTTCCGGGCCCCTTCCTCGATTTCGGGGCCTGTTCTCAGGTGACCGCTGCAGATCTATAGTGGTCGTGCGGAGAGTAACCCGAAGCAGTCAGGAAACCTCGATGAGTGTTGCCGAGTCACTTGAAGATTTTCGCCGCCACTACTTGCGCGACGGGCTGCGCAAAGCCGATTGCGACCCCTGCCCCACCAACCAGCTCAAGCGTTGGGTGCAGGAAGCCCTGGACGCGTCGCCCGGCGAGTGGTTCGAAGTCAACGCCATGACGCTCTCGACCGCGTCGGCTGCCGGTCAGGTTTCATCGCGGGTAGTGCTGCTGAAGCGGCTTGACGAACGCGGTCTGGTGTTCTTTACCAACTACGCCTCGGAGAAGGGACGCCAGCTCGCCGAGAACCCCCGCGCGTCGCTCGCGTTCTACTGGCCGCACCTCGAGCGTCAGGTACGCGTGGCCGGCGAGGTGACCCGTGTGTCGGCCGAGGTCTCCGACGAGTACTTCCAGTCGCGTCCGCGGGGGAGCCAGCTCGGCGCGTTGGCGTCGGAACAATCGGAAGTCGTAGCGGGCCGCGAGGTGCTCGAGAAGCAGCTCGGCGAACTCGAGCAGCAGTACGATGGCCAGCAAGTGCCCCGGCCCACCGAGTGGGGCGGCTACTTGCTCGCTCCGGCCGAGTTCGAGTTCTGGCAGGGCCGACCCGATCGGCTGCACGACCGCATCCGGTACCGCCGGGCGTCGAGCGACTGGATGATCGAGCGGCTTTCCCCGTAGCCTGCTCGGGGACCCGCACGAGGAGCGGTTGCGAAACGAGAAATTTAGAGGTTCCCGGCCCGTTTTCCGTTAAAATATGCGCCCGGAGCTGGCATATAACATAGGAGACGTCGTCCAGTAATCGTTGGCGGCCGTCTACCTGTGCTGCTGGCAGCTCCGCATCCCACCCTGCGTGTCTCGCCGCTGCCCGCTCGTCCCCAGGCGGAGAAGATTCTTGATAAGCCGATGCCGGACAATCGACTCCCTGGCGGCGGGCCTCTGTATGCTTGCCGCGTTCACGGCCGCGACAATCCCTCCGTTTTGTGCAGCGCAGGAGGCCGAGGTTAGCTTTGCCGAGGACATCAAGCCACTGCTCGCGCGGCGGTGCTACGCGTGCCACGGCCCCGACGACCAGTCAAGCGGTGTGGCGCTGCACGAGCGCGAGCTGGCCATCGCTGTGGCCGATTCGGGCGAGCGGGCGATCGTCCCCGGCAAGCCCGACGCGAGCGAGCTGCTCGCCCGCGTCGCGTCGCACGACGAGTTCGAGCGGATGCCGCCCGAGGGCGAGCCGCTCAAGGACGAAGAGATCGACCTGCTCCGCCGCTGGATCGAGCAGGGCGCCGAGTGGTCGAACCACTGGGCGTTCGAGCCGATGCAGCGGCCCGAGGCGCCTGAAGTCGAAGACGCCGAGTGGTCGGCCAACCCGATCGACGCGTTCGTCTACGCCAAGCTTGACGAGCACCACCTGCGGCCCGCGGCGCAAGCCGACAGGCGGACCCTCGCGCGGCGGCTCTACTTTGGCGTGACCGGCCTGCCGCCGACCGCCGCGCAGCTCGACGCGTTTCTCGCCAACGAGTCACCCGACGCTTGGAGCGAACTGGTGGGCGAGCTGCTCGCGTCACCGCACTACGGCGAGCACTGGGCCCGGCACTGGCTCGACCTGGTCCGCTACGCGGAGACCAACAGCTTTGAGCGCGACGGGCAGAAGCCGAACGCCTGGAAGTACCGCGACTACGTCATCCGCTCGCTCAACAACGACAAGCCGTACGACCAGTTCCTTCGCGAGCAGCTGGCCGGCGACGAGCTGGACGAGGTCAACGAGGACACCATCACCGCCACCGGCTACTACCGCCTCGGCATCTGGGACGACGAACCCGCCGACCCGGCCCAGGCACGGTACGACGGCTGGGACGACATCATCTCGACTACCGGCCAGGTGATGCTGGGGCTGACGGTCGGCTGCGCGCGGTGCCACGACCACAAGATCGACCCGATCCCGCAGGCCGACTACTACGGCATGCTGTCGTTCTTCGCTGACGTCACGCCGTACGGCGATCGCGGCGACCAGCAGACCAACAGCCAGTGGGTGATGGAGGGCGCCGAACGCTCGGCCGAACGGAAGAAGCTGCAGCGGTCGATGCAGAAGATCCAGCGGGAGCGGGTCTCGATGGAGGAGGTCGGCATCAAACGGATGACCGCGCCCGACCAACGCCGCAGCGAGACCCACGAGCGCAAGGCCCTGCTGGACGAGAAGCTCGAGCAGTTTCTCAACGAGTCGGAGTGGGATCAGTACCAGGCGACCCGCAAGCGTCAGCGCGACCTCCGCCGCCGCCTGAAGGCGCTGCCCGAGGCCGAGTCGATTATGGCGTTGGCGACCTGCATCCCAAAACCCGAGCCGACCCACATCATGATGCGGGGCAACCCCCACGCCCCGGGCGAGGTGGTCGAGCCGCACTTCCCGGAGCTGTTCGGGCAGCCCGCCCCCGAGATCCCAGCCGCAGACCCCAACGCCCACTCGGCGGGGCGGCGCCGCGTGCTGGCCGACTGGGTCACCTCGCCCGACAACCGGCTCACCGCCCGGGTGATCGTCAACCGCGTCTGGCAGCACCACTTCGGCCGCGGCATCGTCCGTTCGACCAACAACTTCGGCCAACTCGGCACGCCGCCGACACACCCGGAGCTGCTCGACTGGCTCGCGCAGTGGCTCGTTGAGCACGACTGGCAGCTGAAGCCGCTGCACGAGCTGATCCTCACCTCGCGGGCGTACCAGATGTCTTCGGCCGCCAACCCCGAGGCGCTGGCCGCCGACCCGACCAACGACCTCCTGTGGCGGTTCGACATGCGGCGGCTGCACTCCGAAGAGATCCGCGACGCCCTCTTGGTGGTGACCGACAACTTCAACCCGCAGATGTACGGGCCGAGCTTCTACCCGCGGCTCTCGCAGGAGGTGTTCGCCACCCAGTCGCGGCCGGGCGAGGGCTGGGGCGACTCGACCGACGAGGAGGTCGCACGCCGCAGCGTGTACATGTACATCAAGCGGTCCCTTCTGCCGCCGTTCCAGACCGCCTTCGACTTCCCGGATGTCGACATCAGCTGCGAGGCCCGCTTTGTCACCGTGCAGCCGGGCCAGGCCCTGACGCTGATGAACGGCGACTACGCCAACCTGGCCGCCAGCCGATTGGCCGACCGCGTCGAAGAACGCGGCGGCGACGCTCGGCAGCGGGTCGCGACGGCGGTCGAGATCGCCCTCAACCGCCAAGCCGAGGAGGACGAGGTAATCGAGGGCCTGGCAATGATCGACCGGCTGCGGGCCGAGCACGGCCTGGACGACCGCCAGGCCCTGCACCAGTGGTGCCTGACCGTGATCAACCTCTCGGAATTCATTTTCCTCGACTGATTCCTCGATTGGGCCGAGCTCGGTCTGAGAACTTAGCGAGCCAACGCATGACAGCGAACAAACGACACCGTGACTTCTGCGGTCGGACCCGCCGCGAGTTCGTCTGGGAGACCGGCTGCGGCTTCGGCGCCGCCGCGCTGACCGGCATGCTCGCCAGGGACGCCGGCGCCGCCCGTTTGGCGGGCGAGAACCCGCTGGCCCCGGCCCCGCCGACTGGCATCGGCAAGGCGAAGAGCGTCATCTTCCTGTTCATGTACGGCGGGCCAAGCCACATCGACACCTTCGACTACAAGCCGTCGATGGTGGGGATGGACGGCAAGACCATCGAGGTCAAGACCTTCGGCCGCGGCGGCCACAAGAACCAGGGCCGCATCGTCGAGCCGCGGTGGAAGTTTCGGCAGCGGGGCGAGTGCGGCAAGTGGGTCAGCGACCTCTACCCGCACCTAGGCGGCTGCGTCGACGACATCGCGTTCCTGCACTCGATGACCGCCGAGTCGCCGATCCACGGCTCGGCGATGCTGATGATGAACTCCGGCAAGCTGCAGAGCGGCAGCCCGGCGATGGGGTCGTGGGTCAACTACGGCCTGGGCTCGGTGAACGAGAACCTGCCCGGCTTCGTGGTCATGCTCGACGAGACCGGCGGCCCGATCAGCGGCGCCAAGAACTGGGCCAGCGGCTACATGCCCGCCAGCTACGCCGGCACGGTGTTCCGCGCCGAGGGCTCGCCGATCAACGACCTCAAGCTCCCCGGCGGCGTGACCCGGCCGATGCAGCGGGACGTGCTCGACTCGCTCCGCCGGCTGAATGAGCGGCACCTGGCGCAGCGGGCCGACAACACCGACCTGTCGTCGCGGATCGCGTCGTACGAGCTGGCGTTCAACATGCAACAGGAGGCGCCCGAGGCGGTCGACCTCGGCCAGGAGAGCGAGGCCACCCGCGCCATGTACGGCCTCGACGACAAGGAGACCAACCCGTTCGGCACGCGGTGCCTGCTGGCCCGGCGGATGGTCGAGCGCGGCGTGCGGTTCATCCAGGTCTACTCCGGCGGAGCCCACAACGACGACAACTGGGACGCCCACGGCGACCTGATCAAGAACCACGGGCGGCTCGCCAAGGCGACCGACCAGCCGATTGCCGCCCTGCTCAAGGACCTCAAGCAGCGGGGCCTGCTCGACGAGACGCTCGTCGTGTGGGGCGGCGAGTTCGGCCGCCAGCCGACCGCCGAGTACGCGGTCGGCACCGGACGCGACCACAACTCCTACGGCTTCACCATGTGGATGGCCGGGGGCGGCATCAAGGGGGGCGTCAGCGTCGGCGCGACCGACGAGATCGGCTCGAACGCCGTGGTCGACCCCTTCCACGTCAAGCGGCTGCACGCCACGGTGCTGCAGCAGATGGGCCTGGACCCCAACGGCCTGAGCTACTTCTTCCGCGGGCTTGACCAGAAGCTGGTGGGGGTAGAACACACCGAGCCGATCCACCAGATTATTGCGTAGTTGTTGCTGCGTGGCCGGCGGCATCCAAATGTATCCACGGCTCTCCGAGCCTTGACTCGAGACGCAACCTTAGGCAAAGGGAGGAGCTCGGTTTCGGCGGGCTGGTTTTCCCGGTTCGGGGAGCCGGGGATACATTGCGTCACGCGGCGGAGCCGCGGCGTTTCATAGTTTACTTCGATCAGGCGGTGCAGATGGATTCAGACAAAGCGTTTCGACTCGATGGCCGTGTGGCGTTGGTCACCGGCAGCACGCGCGGCCTTGGCAAGCAGATCGCCATCGACCTGGCCAAGGGCGGCGCAAAAGTCGCCATGAACTACGCCAATAGCCGCGAGACCGCCGAGGCGGCGTTCGCCGAGTTGCAGGCCGTGGGCGGCGACTGCTGCCTCGTGCAGGGCGACGTCACCGACCAGGCCGAGGTCGAGCGGATGTGCGGCGAGATCGCCGGCGAGCTCGGCCCGGTCGACATCCTGGTGCTCAACGCCACCTGCGCCCAGCCGGAGCTGACGATCGAAGAGTACGAGTGGGACTTCTACCAGCGGATGCTCGACTTCTTCGTGAAGAGCCCCGTGCTGTTCACCAAGGCGTGCCTGCCGCACATGAAGCAGCAGCGCTGGGGCCGCATCATCCACATCACCAGCGAGGTGCTGGCGATGGCCAACGCGCCGTTCAGCGCGTACGTCGCCGCCAAGGGTGGCCAGACCGGCCTGGCGTTGAGCTGCGCCCGCGAGCTGGCCTCGTCCGGCATCACGGTCAACATGATCGCGCCGGGTTGGATCCCAGTAGAGCGTCACGAGGAGGCCCCGGCCGAGGCGATGGCAAACTACGCGGCGGGCGTCCCGGCCGGC contains:
- a CDS encoding SDR family NAD(P)-dependent oxidoreductase is translated as MDSDKAFRLDGRVALVTGSTRGLGKQIAIDLAKGGAKVAMNYANSRETAEAAFAELQAVGGDCCLVQGDVTDQAEVERMCGEIAGELGPVDILVLNATCAQPELTIEEYEWDFYQRMLDFFVKSPVLFTKACLPHMKQQRWGRIIHITSEVLAMANAPFSAYVAAKGGQTGLALSCARELASSGITVNMIAPGWIPVERHEEAPAEAMANYAAGVPAGHQGVPGDVAPAVRYLASSESQFVTGQTISVNGGNSVLRSAVGETAHAFRVDGPV
- the pdxH gene encoding pyridoxamine 5'-phosphate oxidase, with amino-acid sequence MSVAESLEDFRRHYLRDGLRKADCDPCPTNQLKRWVQEALDASPGEWFEVNAMTLSTASAAGQVSSRVVLLKRLDERGLVFFTNYASEKGRQLAENPRASLAFYWPHLERQVRVAGEVTRVSAEVSDEYFQSRPRGSQLGALASEQSEVVAGREVLEKQLGELEQQYDGQQVPRPTEWGGYLLAPAEFEFWQGRPDRLHDRIRYRRASSDWMIERLSP
- a CDS encoding RNA-binding S4 domain-containing protein gives rise to the protein MDSPKQDGEPTIHLDQFLKAHGLVGTGGQAKVVIQGGEVLLNGQVETRRRKQLREGDLVGFEGEEYRVEFGG
- a CDS encoding PSD1 and planctomycete cytochrome C domain-containing protein, which translates into the protein MLAAFTAATIPPFCAAQEAEVSFAEDIKPLLARRCYACHGPDDQSSGVALHERELAIAVADSGERAIVPGKPDASELLARVASHDEFERMPPEGEPLKDEEIDLLRRWIEQGAEWSNHWAFEPMQRPEAPEVEDAEWSANPIDAFVYAKLDEHHLRPAAQADRRTLARRLYFGVTGLPPTAAQLDAFLANESPDAWSELVGELLASPHYGEHWARHWLDLVRYAETNSFERDGQKPNAWKYRDYVIRSLNNDKPYDQFLREQLAGDELDEVNEDTITATGYYRLGIWDDEPADPAQARYDGWDDIISTTGQVMLGLTVGCARCHDHKIDPIPQADYYGMLSFFADVTPYGDRGDQQTNSQWVMEGAERSAERKKLQRSMQKIQRERVSMEEVGIKRMTAPDQRRSETHERKALLDEKLEQFLNESEWDQYQATRKRQRDLRRRLKALPEAESIMALATCIPKPEPTHIMMRGNPHAPGEVVEPHFPELFGQPAPEIPAADPNAHSAGRRRVLADWVTSPDNRLTARVIVNRVWQHHFGRGIVRSTNNFGQLGTPPTHPELLDWLAQWLVEHDWQLKPLHELILTSRAYQMSSAANPEALAADPTNDLLWRFDMRRLHSEEIRDALLVVTDNFNPQMYGPSFYPRLSQEVFATQSRPGEGWGDSTDEEVARRSVYMYIKRSLLPPFQTAFDFPDVDISCEARFVTVQPGQALTLMNGDYANLAASRLADRVEERGGDARQRVATAVEIALNRQAEEDEVIEGLAMIDRLRAEHGLDDRQALHQWCLTVINLSEFIFLD
- a CDS encoding PRC-barrel domain-containing protein; translated protein: MSTLAKRTSLSAGTLIGDKVNNRAGDNVGSVKEIMIDLNSGRISYVVVSVGGFLGIGDKLFAIPWKALEVDTDNHALLFDVSKEQLEQAPGFDQDDWPDMADPKWGQAVHAYYKTKPYWELDS
- a CDS encoding DUF1501 domain-containing protein, whose product is MTANKRHRDFCGRTRREFVWETGCGFGAAALTGMLARDAGAARLAGENPLAPAPPTGIGKAKSVIFLFMYGGPSHIDTFDYKPSMVGMDGKTIEVKTFGRGGHKNQGRIVEPRWKFRQRGECGKWVSDLYPHLGGCVDDIAFLHSMTAESPIHGSAMLMMNSGKLQSGSPAMGSWVNYGLGSVNENLPGFVVMLDETGGPISGAKNWASGYMPASYAGTVFRAEGSPINDLKLPGGVTRPMQRDVLDSLRRLNERHLAQRADNTDLSSRIASYELAFNMQQEAPEAVDLGQESEATRAMYGLDDKETNPFGTRCLLARRMVERGVRFIQVYSGGAHNDDNWDAHGDLIKNHGRLAKATDQPIAALLKDLKQRGLLDETLVVWGGEFGRQPTAEYAVGTGRDHNSYGFTMWMAGGGIKGGVSVGATDEIGSNAVVDPFHVKRLHATVLQQMGLDPNGLSYFFRGLDQKLVGVEHTEPIHQIIA